The DNA sequence GGGTCCGAAAATGTTTGAGTCGATACCAGGGGATATGTCAATCACGACATTGTTGGTCTGACCAAAGAAAGGTTCATTATTGCGGGTGTTGACAAATGGAGAGGCTATAAAATGTCATCGTTAATTAAAGGGGTTGGGGTATGTGAACAGGTTAGATACATACTAGGGTGCGCAAAGACAACGACGCTCCATGAGTTGGGATCTCCTCTATGACTTAGGGAATCGACACCATGATCTGTTGTTACTTTagataagaaagaaaatctTAGAAGCGAAGCACCCACCGAGTCTATCGTACATGGTGGACTCGTCAACAGAGAAATAGTTGAGGCGTTGTAGTGTGGCTAGAACCGTTCGGAACGTGAGATACTTCGCGATATCTTTTGTAATGAATGCGGCGTCGACAACGTGTACATCAGCGAGAGAGGCTTGGGTAATATCCATGAAATGTTTGTGGATGTCAGGGGCGCCGAGTGAGATAGAGTCATTGGTACCTTGAGACGATGTCAACAAAGCATAGACGATGACGCCCTTGCCTACTCACCTAGTTGGGTGCTATACTCTTTGTTACTAGAAATATCCAGGAGGGGTCCGAAAATAATTGAGCCGATGCCAGGGGACATATTAACCAAGGCGTTGTTGGGCTGACCTGCTAATCAACGGTAGTCAGCTACAAGAGCTCATTAAcagggcgagggcgagaaAACTTACCAGAGATGTTGACTAAAGAATTCTGCTCGCCGCCTTTGAAGCCTTTCCCATAATTGATGGTGCTCGAAGCGCTTGATTTGGGATGAACGACGACGAATCCACCAGTTGAAGCAGCTTCGGACTCTGGAGAGCGAAATCCAAAAGGCGAGTTCGGGAAAACAGCATCGCTGTAGCTCGAGAGGGCTGTCTTCACTGCCCAGCCcaccaaaatcaaaatggCGAGACGTTTAAAAGCAGCGCTAGACAGGCGAGGGTATGTCCTGTGGACCCTAACGGGTGGTTGATGTCCCATGAAAACCGCTGCCATTGCTATATTAAACTCCGGGTCGGGAGTAGGGGACCTACTAATGTAGGGCCCCACCCCTATAGACCTTGGATACAAAGGATGCATCCAAGGTTGGCGCGATGTTATTCGTACAGAATTTTGGCGGCGAGGCGGATAGGCGTGTTGTTATTCGTAGATAATGTTGATGAGTTTGTTGAGAGTTGGCGAGATGTTATTCTTCAATGGCGTTCACGAGCTTGTTGAAAATAGGCGAGATGTTATTCGTCAATAATGTTGACGAACTTGAGCGATGAGGAGCAGGCTAGCTGTTATTCAAAAATACGAGAGAGAAGTTGGCTGTGGTAGTTGTGGTATAAGGAAGAGACGGGAAGGGGAGAGAGGTTACCTTTTATCTGTCCTTTGTATTTTGGACTATTTGGAGGATTTGCCAGCCACCTCTGGGGACTCGTGCTTGAATAACCCCCAAAAAATAGAATACCGATCGCAGGTCGATCTTTGGCTGACCGCAAACATATGCAATGTTCAACCCAAGATGGTGACATCAGTACCCCAGTGTTTTACATTCTCTAGCCAATGCATACACGAAGGCGGAGACTGAATTGACAGGCCAAGGACGAAAACATGACACCAGACCACAGAGTTTGCTTCATGTACCAACCTCCCACTGCCCATTGGTACTGGCAACAAGACTAGTTTGCATAAATTAACAGCCACATAACTGATAGCTGGACAAGCGGTTATCGTATTTAAACTAACGCCAATACAGATAGAGGCATATTTCGATGATAGAGGCATTGCACCGACGTCGACTTGGAAATCACCAGGCAATATCTGATTCAGTTATGGCTGACAAGGAGGATAGCCGCAGTATCACGTTAACATCGATATTTGGTACGGCAGATTCTATTTTGTGAGGTAGTAAAGAATGGTGAAGTTGCTTTGGGGTAGAGAAGAGTTATCGTGGGCAAGTTGTGAGCAACGACAAGGAACACCCGGGCAGCCACCAAAATGGGAAATCGATATGATTGTCAACATCGCGTGCTTGTTTCCCACGCTTTTGTAAAAGGCAGTCGAACTTCCGTTTTGAAGTAAATTGCAGTGCACCATCGATTGCAAGGCTACTCACCAATTCCAATTCACTCATCTACACTTGCTTCATAAATCTCGGATGCATTAAAATTGTTATATCACTCACATGTATTTGTTAACATTCGCAGTATTCTGTACCGAAGAAAAATGGAATTTCGCGTTTCTTCTGTCTTCCGGAATTCCGTTCTCTGGCAGGTCGTGTGATTTACTTCCTCTGCCTATTCGGACGAAGAAATAGCGTCCATCCCAAGTGTTATTTACCTGCGCGCTTGGCAACTGGTTTTTCGGACACCAAATCTCACTTATCACCTATTATGTGGTGTGTTTCTCCTCATATTTGATAAGTGCGGATGATTGAATTCAATTTGGAATAAGTTTAAATAGTTTAAATGGGCATTCTGTACACACATCTCATGTCTTAAGCAAACAAGGCATCAAGTAGGCATATCCAGCAGGTGCATTTATTCGAATTTCTTAATCAGGAATTATTAACATATCACACTCATGGAAAAGACGTGTGCAAACGGTAACTTCTCCTCAGTGAGGTCTCCAATCATCAGCCATTGTGTCCTCAAGGATGATTTTGTATGAAAAGGCTTCACTAAACTCCACGTGAAGTTGCTACTCAGAAGCAAACAAACAACAGGAGACCTAAATAGATAGATCGGTACTAATAAAGCTTTGATTCTGCTGTCATCAGTGGGTCATCTGTATGCCGCTAGAGAAGTAAGTGCCAGCCATGTCACCTTGTAGTCCGGTGCGCGATAAATTACCACGAGCGTCAACGACTAAAGCTAAATGCGTTTGTGGCAACACCTGACACGGCTtgacaaaaaaatcaaaaaaacacaGTATCGGTTTCGGTCTCGGAAGGTATAGTACATGATACGTTGTGCTCAAAAATTTTGGCACTTTGGCGTTTGTTTAAACCGAGGGCTTGCCACTCCAATCCAGATTCCACGGAACCTGGCGAGGGCTGACATGGACATTTTTAAATCACATTTGATTCAGCTTCATGGCATAAAGCAAATCCAATGTCGAGAGTCTGGTTTTCCGTGATAACATGGGGATTGTAGATATATGAAGAGACGGCTCGACATGCCGATGAGATTTTCAAGATAACGCGTGGTTTAAGCTAACATTATCTCTATCCAAGAGCCTGAAATTCCACTAAAGCTCTATGAGTGCGAACCACTAAAAAAGGCCGAGATATCCGGGTCGACCTTCATTTGGAAGTAACAGTGCATTTAAATGCGGAGACCGTGTTCGTGAACAAATGGTGCCTTTCGGAAAAGCCAGGATTGCATAAGATTTCAGTTGAAGCCTTTGTATTGAGAAACTGATCTGGGGTGTTTTCTTGCCGAAACGCGCAAGTGGGACAGGTCCCAATATATGTCGTCTAGGGAAAGAAACAGCGGATAGGGTCGCTTAACGGTGGATGATCTCGAATCACGCTGTGAACGAATAATCATAGGCACCGTTAAGTAAGACAAGCCAAAAACTTTGACATTCGATGATGCATCAGGTCGGCCAAAGTCAGCCTTGCACGCGATTGACTAGCATAGCTTTTGCCACTCTAAAATACCATTAACCGCATTACCGACTGAGGGCAATACGATTGCCGAGGTGCCTGTCCGGAAGGTAGTTGTGCTTGGTGGAAAAAGGTGGATCGTACGGGGCTGGTGCCTTGGGAAAAGTCTCCAGAAAATCCCAGGCGGATGTATGGTCAAGCGTCAGCAGCGCGGCTGCGAACGAGCAGCAGGAGACAAGCCACAAGGAAACGCGCGGCAGCCGAGATCTTTTTCATCTATACACATCGCGTGGGGCTGGGAGCATCGATGGTCGATGTCCGATTGAAAATCACTTTGTCACACCAGTTGGAGCAAGTACGTCCCCACTTGCCGGCCACAAATTGAGTTCACACCTATGAAAGTTTACATTTCCACTCGCTTGCGCACGAACCGGAGAAGCGGTACAGTGTAGGCTAAATAAAAAGTTTAGCGTGCTTTTGGGGGTGTGCAGGTGAAAGGACGCAGTAGTGCCTGCTTTCCGGGGCAGTGGGAAGAAATGTGTGAGGCAAATATATTCGCGGATATACCTCTAGCCATCAGGTGCCTGGTACGATTTTCCACGAGCTCCAAAGCGGTGCGATAAAATATCCCAAAGACGTCAAATGCCAAGGGTGGAGGTGAGAGCGTCTGGAGCAAGAACAGAATCAATGGCTGCAGTCACTTCTAATGCGCGGGAGAAGAACGGCTGCAGACAACGCAAGCTCGAATACCAGAAACTAGCACGGCCAAATGAATGATAATACGCACTAAGAACCAGTCTCCAGCACAGAGTCATTTCCAGAAAGATTGTCACAAACGCGATTGATGGTCGAGTTATCAGGTTTTGTGGCTGGCGGTGATGCGTCGTTAGAAGTTCACTCAAGTTGAAGCGCGTCCGGACTTAATCACCATTCGGTGATTTGGAAATTTTTCAAGAAATATTGTCCAAGTCTAGAGACTACCATCTGTGATGACCATTGAGAAATATTTACGGCATATATCTTGGGAGAAACTTGATGTACGACGCGAAATCGTGGAtttttgaggcttgcgttcCTCTACGTAATCAAAATTGAATTATAACATGACGACTGAAATTGACATCGGGGCGGTTAGCCCTGAAAAAGTATGGCCGAGAAAGGATTTTGAATGTCGCTTTCGAAATCCCATGGCAAGGAGGAAAATAACGATTTGGATCAAAGAGACAGAAGATAGGTGCCTGATCTCACAAGAAGGTTCAAAGCTAGATTATCGTGCTGCGCAGACAGTCATAGGAGAATTGTTGCAAATGCGGTTCCACCATACGTACACACTTTGAGAGCCATGGAATGAAGAATAATTAGCACACTTTTGTAAGTTAGAAAGCAACGAcatacccagactttgtcccAGTGACAAGTAGGACGTTGGAAGCCATGCGAACGGATGATTAGAAAtatgaaaaaaaatgagtATTCGTCGACAGCGTGGATAGACAAAGCGAAAACTAGGATTGGAAGGAATAACTTGAAGCTGATGACTCAAAGAGATGACAGGATCACCAAATTGAAATTAGAGGAATTTGGGACGCAATGATGCGAATGAAAACAAAGCCGGGGCAAAAAAGTGAacggaagaaaaaaggaacAAGCGACATTTAGATACCAGCCTTGGGATCTCCCTTCGCTTCTTTTGAACCATATCCGCATTACATTCTACATCATTTCCGTCAAAACCCTTCGCAAAATCCTCCTACATACATCCTCAAAGCACAGCTAAACAGGTCGAGcgatcaatcaatcaatcgaGGCTGGCTTTGGCATCAGCTTCGACGTCAAAATTCTCAACAAGGTCGGGgacgtcatcatcatcatcatcctcagcAGCTCCTGCTTGTTGCCTCTGTTGGCCTTGTTGGATAGCCTGGTAAGACTCGGCGAGTTTGCGGAGGGATGCCAATGAATCAGGACCAAGTTGGTTGAGAATTCCAGGGACAAGTTCCGTGAGCTCCTTCACGTGTCCAGTGCCATAGATGGCGAAGGTGTTGGCAGTGACAGCAGCGTGTACTGAGGGGGGAAAGAGCAATTAATTAGCGATATCTCCCGACAAAAACTGACTGACGACCAGCCCCAAAACGTGATTTTGCATGAGAAACGGCAGTTCATTCGAAAACTTACCTTTTGGTGCTGTGAAATGGAGGACATTTCCATCTTCTCTGAACATGTTCACTTCCTCAACGCCTGGGATGGGTTGCACATTCAGCTTTTTGAGGGCGCCCTGGAGCTTTTTGTCGTCTTGGGCAGCGGAAGGCTTAGTTTTCCGCACAATTTTTCGGCGCACAGTTCCCTTTCCACCTGAAATTGCGCGAATTTGCGAAAAAAATGAGGTTGAGCGAGGATTCAAGCGCCAGTACGAATCGCAGACCGAGCCACGCGTACACCGGGAAAAGGCTCACCGATCCTGTTCGCCGCAGCGGCGGCTTGCAATTTTGCCAATTTCGCGGGGTCCATGGTCGTTATACGGTCGTGAATCGGGGGAGCCTAGGGACTGAACAAAAATTTGGGCCGTGGTCGTAGCCTGTGATGAGGACTCGAGAAAGCAATTAAGGTTCAGAGACAAACACAAGCATACAAACATTTAAATTCAGCCACCGCTTGGAGGCAATCCTTAACCTCGATAATTGCAATGGCTCCCGTCTTCCACATAAGACAGGCAACTCCAGACGATGTGGTATGAAATAAAGGAACGCATGTATCGTGAGCTTGCCCTAATATCTATTGACCTTATAGGATATTATCTTGCAACTGATCATCGATCTAGTGCGTGCATTCAACTAGATAGCGCGATTACAGTGCAGATTGTAAATGAATGACTCAAATGAAATATTATTTCTGTCATTCAGGCTACTTATGAAAAGGAACCAGAGTCGGTCAAGGCTACTCCTGAACTCGTGCGTTAAATGCTCGCTCAAGTCCCCTTGGATCCTTCCGAGGCTGATCAAGGAGCATTTCCAGCTCCACAAAAATTTGTTTGAAACGCCATATGCTCATGCTCTTCTTGCTTTTTCCGGGACCGCTGAGACTCCTGCTGAACCCATCGGATTAGCTTTGTACTTTTTCAATTTCTCCACTTGGACTGGGAAACCAGGGCTCTATGTAAGTAGCGCTCAACGTCACGGAGAGTTGCCTTTATTCGACGCTTTGCTCAATCTGTCACGCTGACATTTTGTGTGCTTTAAGCTTGAAGACCTCTACGTGAAACCTGAACACAGGTCATTAGGCGTTGGCAAGGCATTCTTTGGCCAACTAGGAAAGATTGCACAAGAAAAGGTAACACGCACTTGACATCTTCCACCCAGATATCCGAGGGATGCTTTCTACATGTTAGCTGACTTCTTTCGTCCTAACTCTCCGTGGGGTCCAAAGGATTGCGGCAGGCTTGATTGGTCCGTTCTGAAGGTGAGATGTTCAGAAGAAACCAGAATCTACAAACAACTCTGAAATCATATTCTTTGGTCCTTGACAACCACAGTGGAATCAGCCTTCCATCGACTTTTACGAGAAAAGACTTGGTGCAACACCCATGTCAGAATGGATGGGCATGAGGCTTGAAGGCCAGGGCATCAAGAACCTCAACCAGTTTCTTTGACCTAAGTCCACAGCGGCGAAGCTAAACTTTGTCAAGAAGCTATTCTAAACCATACACACGAACCTATATCATAAGAACTCAAAAAGAACCAGAGCAGATTCCTAGATATCGGGCTTTCAGATAGTATTAGTTCGATCAGGTTATACGTCCTGGTTTCCAATTGATTTATACATTCTAATATAACTTCTGGCGCATCTGGTACGAATTAAACACCGTCGTAACTAGCACCGCCAGCCTGTTAAGGGGTAGGAACACAAAGGCATTCGGGTCAGAGTTGCTCGACAACGTTGTATGCTGGGTTTACATACCTTCCGCAGGCGTATAACAATGGGATCCTCGTTGAGATCGTCTTTCTCGCGAGCAGCGACTTCAATCGAATAGACGCGAAGCACGTTCTTGACGTCGGCGGAATGCACAGAGATCTATGAAGAGAAACGGGGTTATCAACCATCGAAGGTGAGGATCGCTGTGGGAACCCGGGCGGCGACCTGCACGAATTTCATCCATGCCGTGTGGAGGGAGATGCTATTTACCTTGGCTTTCCTCATGACTTTACAATTCGGCCCTATCCAGACCTGTCAGAGAAAAGTAGAAAAGCGTGTTATTTGGGGTATAAGCGGTGCGAATCTAGTGGCAATGAGCAAATCAAGACGGACCACGAGTATAAACTTCTCGCGCTTTGACTCCTTGTCGTTAGAGTAGGAGACACGCGCATAAGCATAGGAGGCCTTGGAGTCATCTAACGCTTCCCTGAGCTCAGATAAACCCCCTGATCCTTTCTTCGTGACTATCAACTTGTCGGATCGCTCGGACTCGTAATCAAGCAACAGCCAATTGGTATCCGACTTGTCATCACGGACCTCGAGGTAAGCTAGAGAGATACGGAGTCAGATAGGATCCAAACACGGTGAACTCGATGGATTGCTAGATATGCGCCCAGGTACATCGAGGTCATCTAGGATCGCATCTAGGAAAGTAGCAACAGACCTTCGTTGATGAGGGAGTCCGAGACGTCAGCCATATTGGATAGCGGGTTGCCCAAGGGTATCGAAAGACTCTAACAAAAGaaccaaaagaaagaaaagagaataTCAAGTCAACGAAAGATAAATGTCTGGTCAAGCCCTGCGTCTTCTACGACGGACAGAAATGGACGAGCGGCTTTTACCGATCACATGCTCTCCCAAATGACCAGCGAAAATCGTTTGCTGCTCCTAACTCCTGCTACATCCTCCATGGCATCCTGGCTGCGTGTTTCTAGGGCTTATCAGATATTCACCAGACAGGCTACAGCGCGATACTATTCAGAGACGCCCTATCAGGCAGCGCGGAACAAATGGCAGCTCGGAGGCGTTCCTCGGCCCAGGTCCATTCTCGAGGACGATGACGCCGTGATAGATCTCTCAGAAGACAACGAGGCCGTCAACGGCGCGCATCCAAACACACCTCCAGTTCATCTCCGCAAGCCATCTGGCAAGGCCACACCCCATGAGTACAAGGCCCACCGCGCTACAATGCGCAAGTCCTTCCCAGAAGGCTGGGCACCCCCTCGAAAACTATCGCGTGAAGCCATGGATGCACTTCGCCAGTTACACCATGTCCAACCCGAGACGTTCACGACAGCTGTTCTCGCGGATAAATTCAAGATCAGCCCGGAAGCCGTACGTCGCATTCTCAAAAGCAAGTGGGAGCCAACCGCAGAAAAGCGCACGCAGCTCGCAATCAGAGAACGCCGGCAGAGACAGGCGATCATCGATGCtaggaaggagaaagagtTTTCTGAGACCCAGACTGTGTCCCAGCTCCAGCGAATGCTTCGCAAAGACAGGTTTATCCGACAGAAGGGCGGCTCAGACCCTCATTCCGAACAAACCATCTCGGACACCCTTACGTTTCAATGATCTCGGCTCGTCTTGTTCAGCTTTGCCGTTCAACGTGCTTCGCTTCCGAGCATCGTCGCAGCCGTCTGCTATGTCAGTTCTTTTTCTATCCTTGTGATCATCGAATGAGTAACCAAATGATATTACGTAGACCTGTGATCGTCCACCTTCGACGCTAACAAAATTTTGCATCAGGCGCTTGTCTACCCTCGAGTAGTGAAACTGATAATGGATTCCAAATATCTAGGGGAAAGTATTATACAAGAGAGGCACTAATTACATAAAATCTAATTTGGACAGGTGCATTATAAGCATGTCAGGACGATCAAGCCCTTCGATCCGTAATATGCTACTTCTAGGAATACATATATCATAATGTTATGCGTATCTCAGTGCGAGGATAGATACCATAAATATCTAGTTGACCCCGTCCGGACGGCCTTCTGTGTTTGCAATACATTGTGATTCGTGGTCACATAACGAAGGAGAATAAAAATCGGCGAGTGACGAAAGGTCGACCCGCAAAGCTGGAGCAAAAAATAATGAATAAACAATTTGAGTGGTGTTCGGGGGCCTgcaagaaaagaataaaGATGGCGTTCCAAAAtaaagaaggaagaggaaaagggagggagggaggaaggAGTTCTTGGAGAAAGAATTTGACGACGTTGTCTAATTCATTCAGAGTCGTACAGAGGTTCTTTCATATTTTAGCTTGAAGGATCCGGCGGGCGGTCGGCAAAGGAGGATGTCGTTCCAATTGGGAACAGGAAGAGGATTTGAAGGCTCGCCTCGTCGGTCAACGACGGTATGTTGGAATCCGAGAACGAACATGGCCGTGATCAATTTAAGCTCAACCTTGGCAAGTCGTGTTCCGAGGCATAAAGTCTTGCCTATTGGCAGAATTACGAGAGTTAGAATACCGCAATCAACACGATTAAGAACACGATTTTTACTCACCTCCGCCCCAGCCGACGTACGAGAACGGAATGTGTGCAGGTTCCTTCCTGCTGGGATCGAACTTCCAAGGGTCAGGATAAATTTCTGGGTCGAGGTGGACGTCACTAAATGGATATATAACGTAGGCTCCTGTAGGGATTATCTTGTTGTTAATATATAGTTCGGGGCCAAGGTTTCTTCTCATGGCGGTGTGGGGCTGGGCGACCCGCGTCGTCTCCCTGATAAGGGCGTCCAGGACCGGTGTTTCGGTCTCCCAGACCTCTAGTGGAATGGTCCCAAGGCGGGCAGACAATGAGGATAAAGAAGtcgttgttgaagaagaaaagaaagacgtCGGAGATTCTCTGGTGGGCGAGTTCTCCGGAGAATAGCATCGTGAAGCAAGGAGAGACTCGACTTCAGCGGCGGCTTTTGCCCTCCACTCTGGATGGCCACCGAGATAAGTCATGAGCCATGATGCTATAATGAAGAAAGGGTCAGCAAACCAAAACTCTGATACTTCGGCGAAGACGTGGTAATACTGACCTGTCGTGCCAGTGGCTCTCGCCCCGGCAATCAACAGTCCCATGATGAACTGAACACATGGAAATTTATCAGTTGTCTGAAATGCATGGTGGGAACGCCGCCGATAGGATTTTTAGAAACTTA is a window from the Psilocybe cubensis strain MGC-MH-2018 chromosome 8, whole genome shotgun sequence genome containing:
- a CDS encoding Coactosin → MADVSDSLINEAYLEVRDDKSDTNWLLLDYESERSDKLIVTKKGSGGLSELREALDDSKASYAYARVSYSNDKESKREKFILVVWIGPNCKVMRKAKISVHSADVKNVLRVYSIEVAAREKDDLNEDPIVIRLRKAGGASYDGV
- a CDS encoding Thialysine N-epsilon-acetyltransferase, producing MAPVFHIRQATPDDVDIILQLIIDLATYEKEPESVKATPELLHKNLFETPYAHALLAFSGTAETPAEPIGLALYFFNFSTWTGKPGLYLEDLYVKPEHRSLGVGKAFFGQLGKIAQEKWNQPSIDFYEKRLGATPMSEWMGMRLEGQGIKNLNQFL
- a CDS encoding Nascent polypeptide-associated complex subunit beta, producing MDPAKLAKLQAAAAANRIGGKGTVRRKIVRKTKPSAAQDDKKLQGALKKLNVQPIPGVEEVNMFREDGNVLHFTAPKVHAAVTANTFAIYGTGHVKELTELVPGILNQLGPDSLASLRKLAESYQAIQQGQQRQQAGAAEDDDDDDVPDLVENFDVEADAKASLD
- a CDS encoding Required for respiratory growth protein 9, mitochondrial gives rise to the protein MASWLRVSRAYQIFTRQATARYYSETPYQAARNKWQLGGVPRPRSILEDDDAVIDLSEDNEAVNGAHPNTPPVHLRKPSGKATPHEYKAHRATMRKSFPEGWAPPRKLSREAMDALRQLHHVQPETFTTAVLADKFKISPEAVRRILKSKWEPTAEKRTQLAIRERRQRQAIIDARKEKEFSETQTVSQLQRMLRKDRFIRQKGGSDPHSEQTISDTLTFQ